From a region of the Kwoniella mangroviensis CBS 8507 chromosome 1 map unlocalized Ctg01, whole genome shotgun sequence genome:
- a CDS encoding ATP-dependent rRNA helicase RRP3: MSASASSEASSSRSQSPFGSVSSSRSPSPEFDPSAPEPSESNKQFSDLGISPELCAACSSMGFKKPTDIQIESIPPALEGKDIIGLAQTGSGKTAAFSLPILQSLWENPQPFFALVLAPTRELAYQISQQVTSLGSGIGVRTATIVGGMDMMSQSIALSKRPHVIVATPGRLMDHLENTKGFSLKSLKYLVMDEADRLLDMDFGPIIDKILKVIPKERNTYLFSATMTTKVAKLQRASLNKPVRVEVSSKYSTVSTLLQHYLLLPLKAKDTHLIYLTNELSSSSMIIFTRTVNDSQRLSIILRRLGFPAIPLHGQMSQSMRLASLNKFKSGGRSILVATDVASRGLDIPLVDLVINYDMPTNSKDYVHRVGRTARAGRSGKSITLVTQYDVEILQRIESHIGKKMISFDVDKEAVSLLTDTVAKANREAALEMRELGNGGKGGKRGRDMGSKRKFDDGDDRDRDDDTHEAGMGMMKKRNGGGNGKSNKFSNAGKKKVRR, translated from the exons ATGTCCGCCTCAGCATCTTCCGAGGCGTCCTCATCTCGCTCCCAATCCCCCTTCGGTTCAGTCTCCTCTTCAAGATCCCCCTCGCCGGAATTCGATCCCTCCGCTCCCGAACCTTCAGAGTCCAACAAACAGTTCTCAGACTTGGGTATATCACCCGAACTATGTGCGGCATGTAGCTCGATGGGATTCAAGAAACCTACCGATATCCAGATCGAATCAATACCTCCTGCgttggaaggtaaagatatCATTGGTTTAGCCCAGactggatcaggtaaaacgGCTGCGTTCAGTTTGCCCATCTTGCAGAGTCTATGGGAGAACCCACAACCCTTCTTCGCACTTGTACTTGCTCCTACTCG TGAATTGGCATATCAGATATCCCAGCAGGTTACTTCCCTCGGATCGGGAATTGGCGTCAGGACAGCTACTATAGTAGGAGGGATGGACATGATGTCTCAATCTATCGCTTTATCAAAAAGGCCACATGTGATAGTGGCTACTCCAGGTAGATTGATGGATCATTTGGAAAATACTAAAGGATTTTCTTTAAAATCATTGAAATACCTC GTAATGGACGAAGCGGACAGATTACTCGATATGGATTTTGGACCTATAATAGACAAGATATTAAAAGTGATACCTAAAGAACGGAACACCTATCTGTTCTCTGCTACGATGACTACGAAAGTTGCCAAGCTGCAGAGAGCAAGTTTAAACAAACCTGTTAGAGTTGAGGTATCTTCCAA GTATTCTACCGTATCAACTCTTCTACAGCactacctccttcttcccctcaaaGCCAAAGACACACATTTGATATACTTGACCAACGAactctcctcatcatctatgaTCATCTTCACGAGAACAGTCAACGATTCTCAGCGACTATCTATCATTCTCAGGAGACTAGGTTTCCCCGCTATACCCCTGCACGGTCAGATGTCGCAATCTATGCGATTGGCAAGTTTGAACAAGTTCAAATCTGGTGGAAGGAGTATATTGGTAGCTACTGATGTGGCTAGTAGAGGTCTGGATATTCCCCTGGTAGATCTGGTCATT AACTACGACATGCCTACCAACTCTAAAGACTACGTTCACAGAGTAGGTCGTACCGCACGAGCGGGACGTTCCGGTAAATCCATCACCTTAGTCACCCAATACGATGTCGAAATCCTACAACGTATAGAATCGCACATAGgcaagaagatgatctcgtTTGACGTCGATAAAGAAGCTGTCAGTCTATTGACCGATACAGTCGCCAAGGCCAATCGAGAAGCAGCTTTGGAAATGCGTGAGTTAGGTAatggaggtaaaggtggaaagagAGGTAGAGATATGGGTAGCAAAAGGAAATtcgatgatggggatgatagAGATAGGGACGATGATACTCACGAAGCTGGGATGGGTATGATGAAAAAGAGAAATGgtggtgggaatgggaaaagTAATAAGTTTAGTAATGCTggtaagaagaaggtcagaaggtga